In the Aquipuribacter hungaricus genome, one interval contains:
- a CDS encoding HNH endonuclease: protein MKDSVPVGVLRERSVSKGRRPEYDVLGLAVPVDWRDGYFFFESVTGSAGPRGDTAGQVLTASAEDEFSAQLIETSPPEDDYDARRRVYRQIVARRGQVSFRRELLDAYQARCAITGSSTTMVLEAAHLRPYRGPRSNSVSNGLLLRSDLHTLLDLQLLAFDPTSRRVLLSRVLSGGDYADLAGRAMREPTKPHQRPADDVLAAVHAAFQHAEGRR from the coding sequence ATGAAAGATTCCGTGCCTGTGGGTGTTCTTCGCGAGCGAAGTGTCTCGAAAGGCAGACGTCCCGAGTACGACGTCCTCGGTCTGGCGGTGCCGGTTGACTGGAGAGATGGTTACTTCTTCTTCGAGAGCGTGACCGGATCCGCCGGGCCGCGGGGGGACACCGCCGGGCAGGTGCTGACGGCGTCCGCTGAGGACGAGTTCTCCGCCCAGCTGATCGAAACGTCCCCACCCGAGGACGACTACGACGCCCGTCGTCGCGTATACCGGCAGATCGTGGCCCGGCGCGGCCAGGTGAGTTTTCGGCGGGAACTGCTCGATGCTTATCAAGCGCGATGCGCGATCACGGGCTCATCTACGACGATGGTCTTGGAGGCAGCCCACCTTCGACCCTATCGAGGTCCCCGCTCGAACTCGGTCTCGAACGGTCTACTCTTGAGGAGCGATCTGCACACGCTTCTCGACCTTCAATTGCTTGCTTTTGACCCGACGTCAAGAAGGGTGCTCTTGTCGAGGGTTCTGTCCGGTGGGGACTACGCAGACCTGGCGGGCCGTGCCATGCGAGAGCCGACCAAGCCCCACCAGCGACCAGCCGACGACGTGCTGGCAGCGGTGCATGCGGCATTCCAGCACGCGGAGGGGCGACGCTAG